The genomic window AAATTATTATCTGCTATCACTTTATCATAAGAATCGCACGTGCAGGAGCTGCCTCAAGACCAATCGAATATAACGGCAAGCAAACAAAAAAATAGTTACCCGCTTGTACATGTCCCAAACGTAATCCTTCAATAATGGCAATATCTGCTTGCATTAAATTCTCATGTGTTGGATGTCCTGGTTGACTATGCTCTATACCAAGATAATCAATTCCAACAGCTTTTATTTTTTTTTCAGCTAAATATAAAGCTCCGCTTGCTTCAAGATAGATAAAGTGAGAATTAAATTTATCAGTTGGAGACAGATCGCTATTAATGGTACGCAATAAAACAATACCCCCTTCAATGATTTTATCATTATATTCCATAAGGCAATCACGGGTAATGCGCTCTGCGCAAGATGTCATATCAAGAACAACACATTCACCAATCAATCGCTCAAGTGGCATTTCGTCAATAGTTATACCTTCCTTAAGAAAATGTGATGGTGCATCTACATGTGTTCCTGTATGTGAACTCAAATGAATAGCAGTTTCTCGAGCATTATCACGATTAAAATTTTTTAGTTCATCAATAGCAACAATTGATCTATCTTTATATCCGGTAGTTGCTTTACTAATTGGCCAACTAATATCAATTATCTTCATTATATCTCTCTTTTTTTTGTTACAGAATGACCACCAAATTTATTACGTAACATTGCAACAATTTTAGTTGCATAATTTCCACCTGTTTTTTCTGATTCTTCTCGTATCCGTAAAGATTCTTCAATTACAGAAACTGGAATATGTGACCGATGCGCTTGCTCAACTGTCC from Candidatus Babeliales bacterium includes these protein-coding regions:
- a CDS encoding cyclase family protein, yielding MKIIDISWPISKATTGYKDRSIVAIDELKNFNRDNARETAIHLSSHTGTHVDAPSHFLKEGITIDEMPLERLIGECVVLDMTSCAERITRDCLMEYNDKIIEGGIVLLRTINSDLSPTDKFNSHFIYLEASGALYLAEKKIKAVGIDYLGIEHSQPGHPTHENLMQADIAIIEGLRLGHVQAGNYFFVCLPLYSIGLEAAPARAILMIK